A stretch of the Solanum dulcamara chromosome 6, daSolDulc1.2, whole genome shotgun sequence genome encodes the following:
- the LOC129892911 gene encoding uncharacterized protein LOC129892911 gives MQTYVNTGPNGIYTRAIVHTPDNSDNKFAGAGMIATIWNVDAQGQQNSACRMKIQKGSDKLQVGWRVDPTLYGDNNPRLFIHFQAGNTQCFNTLCHGFIIVNSDIHLDQVLTPVSQRRGKQFAITAYITRDLINGNWWLLLGTDQTAVGFWPPRIFRELSNDFATNVEWGGVTYTPPGVSFTPMGTGFWPHIPDPTLDAYCRGLIVLDDKGEGTNANDTPQLLDNEFLYRIIEESHIVYYGGPEDPDGDTHR, from the exons ATGCAGACTTACGTTAATACAGGGCCAAACGGAATATACACG CGGGCAATAGTTCATACTCCAGATAATTCAGATAACAAGTTTGCTGGAGCTGGAATGATAGCTACGATATGGAATGTTGATGCTCAGGGTCAACAAAATAGTGCGTGCAGAATGAAGATTCAAAAAGGATCGGATAAACTACAAGTTGGTTGGAGA GTGGATCCAACATTGTATGGGGACAATAATCCTCGGCTTTTTATACATTTCCAA GCTGGAAATACGCAATGCTTCAACACACTATGCCATGGTTTTATAATAGTAAACAGTGATATACATCTTGATCAAGTACTTACCCCTGTTTCTCAGAGAAGGGGAAAACAGTTTGCAATTACTGCGTACATCACTCGG GATCTAATAAATGGAAACTGGTGGCTTCTACTTGGAACCGATCAAACAGCTGTTGGTTTTTGGCCTCCAAGGATTTTTAGGGAATTATCAAATGACTTTGCTACGAATGTTGAATGGGGAGGAGTGACATATACTCCACCAGGTGTATCTTTTACTCCAATGGGCACTGGTTTTTGGCCTCATATTCCAGATCCTACGCTTGATGCTTATTGTAGGGGACTTATAGTTTTAGATGATAAAGGAGAAGGGACAAATGCAAACGATACACCACAACTTCTAGATAATGAATTTTTGTATCGAATCATTGAGGAATCACATATTGTATATTACGGGGGACCTGAAGATCCAGATGGAGATACACATAGGTAG
- the LOC129892912 gene encoding uncharacterized protein LOC129892912, with protein MCWNQKGKEEEDGSNDLVESKGKRGRRMTEEKYGINQIMFIHQRDVLQTLLVLYFFLSYEGVQAEIKLSKLEDLALDKQLKLLNKPAVKTIKTEWGDTYDCVDFYKQPTFDHPSLKNHNFHLKMKPTLPTIHQIPNTSTIDISSRIKSENKSCPFGTVPIKRVTKDDLIRHRSMPPPEDFTVEAQLDDVR; from the exons ATGTGCTGgaatcaaaaaggaaaagaagaggaagatggAAGCAATGATTTGGTGgaatcaaaagggaaaagaggaagaagaatgaCAGAAGAGAAATATGGCATAAATCAA ATTATGTTTATTCATCAAAGAGATGTTCTACAAACTCTACtggtattatatttttttttgagttatGAAGGAGTCCAAGCAGAAATTAAGTTGTCCAAACTAGAGGATCTAGCGTTGGATAAACAACTTAAACTTTTGAACAAACCAGCAGTCAAAACAATTAAG ACTGAATGGGGAGATACATACGATTGTGTGGATTTCTACAAACAACCTACATTTGATCATCCATCATTGAAGAATCACAATTTTCATCTTAAG ATGAAACCCACTTTACCAACGATACATCAAATTCCAAATACCTCAACCATTGATATATCTTCGAGGATAAAGTCAGAGAATAAAAGTTGTCCTTTTGGAACCGTTCCCATCAAAAGAGTTACCAAAGATGATCTTATTAGACATAGAAGTATGCCACCCCCAGAAGATTTCACAGTTGAAGCTCAATTGGATGACGTAAGATAA